The sequence below is a genomic window from Blastocatellia bacterium.
GCTCGAACCGTAGCGACAGGTGGCCATTTAGCCGCTATGCTTCTGTCGCTTCACCCTCCTCTTCCGCTTCCGTTTCAACCGATTGTGGTTCAGCCGAGCTATTGGGCTTTTCGTCTTTGTAGATGTACTTAATGCTTCGCTTGAAGATCAAGAGATTAGGCTCCCCGTTTCGGTGAAGCTTGATGCATGTTTTGTCGTACCATTCGATGGTCCCCCGCACCACCTCACCATCGTGGAAGACGACCACCATTGGGGTCTTCGCTTCCATCTGCTTCTTGTAGTAATAGTTCTCGGCATGGGTTTGCTCAGGTGGTACACGTTTGCGCTGCTGCGTGGGAACCGTTTGCGTACGAGCAAGAGCATTGGGATCATAAAGACCGCTTGTGGTAATAGTTGGGTATGGTGTTCTTACATTCTTTTTCGTCACTCCGACAAATCCTCCGATTCGATTTTTGAACCCGCTTTTTCCATCGGGGAGAGCAGGAACAGGTGTAATGGTACAGGATGAGGGTCGAATGCGCAAGGGGTCCTTCTGATTTTTCATTGCTGTTGTGCAAAGTGAAGTTCGGAGGTGGTGGTGGAGTGCATGTGAGTTTGACTTCATCAGAGACGAATGCTATAGATTTGGTTTTGCGCATGAGTGAACAAGGATCGTCGAGGTACTCCATGCTGGAGAGGATTCTCAGTATTATTCGACAGAGAGTAAGAGAAAGCGCTCTGGAGCTGTGGGGGATAACTCCGGGTGATGTCGTGGTGAACGTTCCCCCACAGCTTTCGTTTGGAGACCTTGCGCTTCCTGTTGCTTTTGACCTGGCTAAAAGACTGTCAGCCGAGCGACATGAGAAGCGAACGCCACGACAATTGGCCGAAGCGCTTGCCGAGCGACTCCGGGATATTGAAGGTGTCGCCCGCGTGGAAGTGGCGGGAGGAGGGTACATTAATCTATTTCTCAAACGGGCACAATTTCTCCGCCATCTAATGACCGCTGGGGAAGAGGTCACACAGTCGCCGGAAAAGATCATCGTCGAGCATACAAGCATCAATCCCAACAAGGCCGCGCACATCGGTCATCTTCGAAACGCTGTGCTCGGCGACACCCTGGTCCGGTTATTGCGCTCAATCGGACGGCGGGTCGAGGTCCACAACTACATTGACAACACCGGTGTCCAGGTTGCCGATATTGTTGTCGGGTTTCTTTACCTCGAGCGCAAGACGCGTGAAGAGATCGAACAGATTCCCGTGAAATTCGACCATTATTGTTGGGATCTCTACGCCCAAGTGACAGCTTGGTACGAAAGAGAGCCTCAAGCCCTCGAGCTTCGCCGCAGGACACTGGCTGAGATCGAGGCGGGGAACAATCCGACGGCGGAGCTGGCCGAGTATCTCTCGATGCGGGTTCTCAACTGTCAGCTTGATACGCTGGACCGGTTGAATATCCGTTATGACCTCTTGCCCCGGGAAGGGGAGATCCTTCATTTAAAGTTTTGGGATCGGGCTTTTGAGATGCTGAAGTCCGCCGGGTTGGTCGTTTATGAAACGACAGGGAAAAATAAGGGCTGCTGGGTCATGCGCGGGCAAAGACCCACGGGCGATGAGACGACGGCTGAGGAAGAAGCCGCCAAAATCCTTGTTCGCTCCGATGGAACGGTCCTCTATACAGCCAAAGACATTGCCTATCACTTGTGGAAGCTCGGTCGGCTGGGCGTGGATTTCAATTACCGACCGTTTCGGACCTACCAGGATGGTCATGTGACCTGGATCACCACGCGGGAGGGCGAGGAAACCCAACGTCACACCCGTCCGATGTTCGGACATGGGACGGCCTACCTGAGCGTCATCGGGTCCGAGCAGAGTTACCTTCAGGCTTTTGTAAAACAAGCGATACAGGCCCTTGTGCCGGATGACGATCAGGTGCGTCAGAGTGCTCATATTGGCTACGAGAAGGTATCCCTGACCCCCCAGGCCTGTCTGGAGTTAGGCATTGAGTTGAGTCCCGAGGAACAGACGCGGAGACAGATAAGCATGTCGGGGCGTCGAGGACTGGGGGTGAAGGCGGATGACCTCATTGACAAGCTGGAGGAAAAGGCGATAGCCGAAGTGCATCAGCGGCATCCGGAGCTAGATACGGAAGCATGCCGGGCAATCGGTCAGTCAATCGCTCGGGCTGCACTCCGATATTTCCTCGTCAAATATAGCCGTACAACACCCATCGCC
It includes:
- the argS gene encoding arginine--tRNA ligase, whose product is MSEQGSSRYSMLERILSIIRQRVRESALELWGITPGDVVVNVPPQLSFGDLALPVAFDLAKRLSAERHEKRTPRQLAEALAERLRDIEGVARVEVAGGGYINLFLKRAQFLRHLMTAGEEVTQSPEKIIVEHTSINPNKAAHIGHLRNAVLGDTLVRLLRSIGRRVEVHNYIDNTGVQVADIVVGFLYLERKTREEIEQIPVKFDHYCWDLYAQVTAWYEREPQALELRRRTLAEIEAGNNPTAELAEYLSMRVLNCQLDTLDRLNIRYDLLPREGEILHLKFWDRAFEMLKSAGLVVYETTGKNKGCWVMRGQRPTGDETTAEEEAAKILVRSDGTVLYTAKDIAYHLWKLGRLGVDFNYRPFRTYQDGHVTWITTREGEETQRHTRPMFGHGTAYLSVIGSEQSYLQAFVKQAIQALVPDDDQVRQSAHIGYEKVSLTPQACLELGIELSPEEQTRRQISMSGRRGLGVKADDLIDKLEEKAIAEVHQRHPELDTEACRAIGQSIARAALRYFLVKYSRTTPIAFDFAEALAFEGETGPYAQYAVVRANSIFQKLRDAGMTPQGLEALEEGNLEQMLTGTEGDDLWSLIYLAGRLSEVVRQACASYEPALVAKYVFQLAQRFNAFYHTYHILSESESARRELYIAIADLVRRQLQRALNLLGIEVPDLM